The region aaataattaaatttgtccTAAAAATGCGgtatattaaaagtaattttaactCTCTtgtataatttgtattattattaccttttattttttatgaggTTGTGAAATATTTAGGAATTATTTGGATAGGAAGAAAATTATTAagctatattatattttgaaaagatgGATAAATCAATCCTTTAAAAAAGTGCACAAATAGACAATACAAAACAACTAATCCctattaaattattacattttaagaatttttttcaaattcctCCTACGCATTGAATATGTTGTTATGCAAGTGATGCTAAATCTAATTGTCCTCAAGGTTCTGAGTtcaagtcaattttttttttcataacttaattatgtatacaatataaataaaaggaatACATTTTGTTGTGATCATTTTtagagttattttttaattagataattttatcttctaatattataataattacataaaaaggATAATATTTTGTAACTGATATCTAGTATATATATCTGAAAGGTGAGAACCTATAACCCTCAATATTCATTCTTACATCAATGATTTAGATTAGTTTTACTCAatctaatattaattatttaaaaaaataataataacttcaTACAACCTAAGAATATCCTATgaaatcttttcttcaaataGACTAATACTAAGATCCTTGCATAACATCTTAAGCAGAATGAGAATGGTGCTGTATTCACATTCAACCGACTGGGGCATCCTTTAATGCTTGGTATGATGAATCAAGAGAGAGAGAGCCAGAAGCAAGGAGATTATTTATTTCACACTCAGACTTTTTTCATTGAACGgaaaaaaatttatgagaaGGGAGAAgggatataaataaaaaaagaggaagaaaagaatATACATGTCTATCACCTTCTCTATAACAGTCCAACAACACAACTTAGATGCAGTCTATTTTCCAACCCTCTCAAGTGGTGACCCAATAACATACACCTGCCAACACAAATAAATCTCCACATCATTACACACAAGACTAAATAATCTAAAGTAACAAGGACTCTACTCATTAAGAAAAGTCTTACAAAATGTATGGACGATTTTAAGAATCATGCATATCATTGTTCATAAATTGGGTCAAATTTTGAGAATCATGTACATCATTGTTCATAAATTGGGGCAAACAGGCCCGTTCAATTCAACCAGTTTAGGCTAAAGTCACCAGTCCATAGGGACGAAAAAACAATGGTCAAAAACCAGTAAAAGAAACGGTTTTGAATCAGGTTTTGTAAAACTGTAGGACAGTACTTTGAACCTTATATGCTTTcatctaacatatttttttaaattttatattagtttattaataaatataaatattacataCAATAAAAGatcatttctttattattgATTCGAATCTTATTTGAAATGTGAATGTGGTGTTTTCACCGGTTCAATGGATAATCCAGTTTTGATATCATTAATGTATGTAATCAATTTTAGGAAATGAATTGCTCGAATTTACGCTAACAGTTCAAATAGAacgatgaaaataaaatatactaaccAGAAAAGCAACTTTGCTAGGTAATCCCGAGAAGTGGCTAATGTATCACTAAACTCCTCACCACTGTCTGAGTGATTGTCCATGTTTCCTTCCACTGATTGTTCCGTTACATTAGAGCTAGCATCATCTACAAAGAATCTTCTCAATATGTTCCGAACAAGTTGGTTAATTATATCCTCCACTTCTACTGATGAAGGCCGAGACATTTGAGTCACCTGCCACACAAGTTACACAGCACAAGATTCATAAAGTCAAACAAGTGACAGTGACTGAATTAATGGaaatgagggagagagagagaggagggAAGGGACTTCATGCAAACTTTCAACTGCAAGGAAATACAAATTAAACACAAGCAGCGATACATTACCATATCAGGATCTAGAGACCGAAGATATTCCAACAAATTGTTCCAGTTTCCCTTGTCATGTTCTAATTGCATCATTTCCTTCTTTTGGGCATTCAGCTCCTGAAAACAAAAGGCAACATATCTACGTCAACTTTCATTCTTTGAGCTTTCCTATTAAATGACCCCAGAGTTAAAAAACACTTCTTCCGTCCATTTGGAGCACTGACTAAAGAGACTGAAAGTAAAGCCAATCCTTAGACTGTCACAAAAGGATCAGTGCCTTCTTACCCATTAAGTAGATTATGCCATTGTAAGCTTTCAAAAGCCAAAAGAAGCATTCCTTTTAATTCTTGCTGAAAGAAATTTCCTTTGTGTTGTCTTACCTTAATAAGTCTCGAGGTACTTGAAGCAAGTCTCACTATACTTGGGGGCTATTTGGATGGAGGATTTTAGAGCAGAGGCGTAGGAATGAGTaagtttttcttcattttttcgtaAAAATCCCCCTTGATTgcgaaattttattaaaaaaaatgacaaaaaagaaCAAGTTCCttcattattcattttaaacCATCATCATTTCATAATTCTCTCaacttaaaaatgaaaaattatctaCTTCCCTTCCCCTCCATATTCCCCCATCCAAAACAAAAGTGACTATCAATGGAAACCTTGATGTTCCACGTATAATTGGAAGGAACAGAAGAATATATTTTACATGTTCTAAATAATAGTTCATTCATCAAATATGAGATCCTTGTTCCAAATTCCAAGTACTCCAACTCAAAATCCAACTTACAAGACACACGCATAAGAAGCAAACATTTACAAATGCAGCTAATCAACAGTCACTGTGTTTAGAAAATTGgactaaagaaaaagaaaaagggctACCTTCGTCACACTTGTCAACTCAGACTGCAACTGCTGGATGTAACTCAAAGCTTGAGGAGGCAAATCACCGAACTCTTTCAGGCTACCGTTGCCACTGCATTTTTCAAAATGATTAACAACCTCCATTTTCTCATTACCCTCTGCTTTTGCTCCATCCTTCACCTCCAAAACCCCCGAATGCGTTCCACCATCCGACCCCTCATCCCTGGTACCAGATATATCCAGATTCCTTGTCAGAGACATCCTGTACTCTGCATTCCACAGAGTATACCTAACAAGGAAAAGAATAAAAGTTCAATCAAAACAAAATCCTTCAATCTAGCACATAAACTATCAAGTGATTGCCCCTCCCAAAATCACATTTTCACCGtgttattatcttaaaaaacatttaactaaatttatcaTACATTTTTTCATTGTTCAATCTGTCTTGAACGTTGACGGATAAACTCCCATGAGACGAAATCAATTTGTGCACTTTTCCCATAACTTCTACAAAAATTCTCTTATCCAACTTCTTCAAAATTCAAGGTGCATAGTTTCATTTTAAATTCTAGgaaaagtataaatttttttcttaatataaatcTCCATAACCACTTATAGAATAACAAAAAAAGGTATGCATTGATCTTCCCCAGTTTTGTTTATGCAAGAAACtcaatttataaagaaatgcAACTCAATTCGTTTTCCCTTCTCCTTCATAAGTgcttataaactattttttccaaacaaaacaaagacttggaaaaaaaaaaaaaaaaaaaaacccacaaGAAACTAAATTGACTTGAACCTTCCGTGAGCTAATGAGCTAAAATGAATTAAGCTCGTGATGATATAAGAGAAGTAGTTCAGTTCATGTTACCCTCTTATTTTATGAGATACATcataaaatgaattttgttcTCTTGTAACCTAAAATCAATTCGTGCAAATGTCGTTTACAAGATTTCTCACATCTAACTTCTTTGAAACATGAAATACACAAGTTGATTTAGCCTTGTTAGCTCACAAGAACGGTTCAATTCACTGTaccttcttattttcttcttttataagTGCTCAAACATGAAatacataaaatgaaataaGCTTATATCTCGTAATCTAAAATCAATTCATATACAGATTGATTTGagctttattttcttattttcttctcttacgAGTGCTAAAACatgaaatacataaaaataaaatgaattaagcTTCTCTCATAATCTAAAATCAATTCATGTACATGTCTATTACAAAATCTCTCTCTAAGTTGATTTTAGCCAGTTAGCTCACGAGAAAagttaaattcattttaacttCTTATTCTCTAGGTCTACGAATGTTTAGGGAGAAATACAT is a window of Vigna unguiculata cultivar IT97K-499-35 chromosome 4, ASM411807v1, whole genome shotgun sequence DNA encoding:
- the LOC114182468 gene encoding uncharacterized protein LOC114182468, which produces MALSFRPVIHPRVTDRSLFQFLPPKPPPLPPSSVHLLPLTRRRRFLLYCVVDGFSDDAVSTRNFDRGFTVIAAMLRRIEPLDNSAISKGVSPAARDSMKQTISTMLGLLPSDHFAVTVTVSKHPLHRLLFSSIVTGYTLWNAEYRMSLTRNLDISGTRDEGSDGGTHSGVLEVKDGAKAEGNEKMEVVNHFEKCSGNGSLKEFGDLPPQALSYIQQLQSELTSVTKELNAQKKEMMQLEHDKGNWNNLLEYLRSLDPDMVTQMSRPSSVEVEDIINQLVRNILRRFFVDDASSNVTEQSVEGNMDNHSDSGEEFSDTLATSRDYLAKLLFWCMLLGHHLRGLENRLHLSCVVGLL